A DNA window from Fodinibius sp. Rm-B-1B1-1 contains the following coding sequences:
- the uvrB gene encoding excinuclease ABC subunit UvrB, translated as MSHFDLQSPWPPAGDQPQAIEQLVEGVENGDKYQTLLGITGSGKTRTVSGVIDEVERPTLVMSHNKTLAAQLYRELSDFFPDNRVEFFISYYDYYQPEAYISSQDKYIEKDLSINDEIQRLRLRATSSLLSGRRDVIIVSSVSCIYGIGSPSEYEKLIINLETGTEVPRNKLLYDLVDLHYTRNDREFDRGTFRVRGDVVDLYPAYAEDGLRIHFWGDEIEKMEIVDPESGNVLDTVQEFRIYPASHYVTTEDRLQESINQIRDELDWRIGTLNDEGKYLEAKRLEQRTLFDIEMMQEIGYCSGIENYSRYLSNRKPGERPYCLFDYFPDDFLLVVDESHQTVPQISAMYGGDRSRKIDLVDHGFRLPSAMDNRPLTFEEWEEVTNQAIFVSATPGDYELEKSGGVFVEQIVRPTGLMEPEIEVRPVDNQIDDLLEQIQERVAKGDRVLCITLTKRLSEELSEYLKSVGISAAYMHSELNAMERVEVLFKFRRGDFDVLVGINLLREGIDIPELSLVAILDADKEGFLRSETSLFQIIGRAARNVEGKAILYADKITDSMQTVIDETERRRKIQKEYNEEHGITPKTIEKELKPLVDPALISNKDFDLDDQDGDEEDPLEVVKVADEGIKYKANPAMKEVTFDDKEEFLEYLHDSMRTAAQNMEFEEAARIRDQIEQLENELD; from the coding sequence ATGTCCCATTTTGATTTACAATCACCCTGGCCGCCGGCAGGAGACCAACCCCAAGCTATTGAACAGCTGGTAGAAGGTGTTGAAAACGGCGATAAATATCAGACGCTGCTTGGTATTACGGGATCGGGGAAAACGCGTACGGTATCGGGTGTGATTGATGAAGTTGAGCGTCCTACGCTGGTAATGAGTCATAATAAAACCTTGGCTGCACAGCTGTATCGTGAGCTCAGTGATTTCTTTCCTGATAACAGGGTGGAGTTTTTTATCTCGTATTACGATTACTATCAGCCTGAGGCGTATATATCGTCACAGGATAAATACATCGAAAAAGATTTGTCGATTAATGATGAAATCCAGCGACTTCGATTGCGTGCCACGAGTTCGCTGCTTTCTGGGCGACGCGATGTTATTATTGTTTCTTCGGTGAGTTGTATCTATGGTATTGGGTCGCCATCAGAGTATGAAAAGCTGATTATTAATCTCGAAACAGGCACAGAAGTTCCCAGAAATAAACTGCTGTACGATCTTGTTGATTTGCACTACACGCGGAACGATCGTGAATTTGATCGGGGGACATTCCGGGTGAGAGGTGACGTTGTAGATCTGTATCCGGCCTATGCCGAAGACGGATTGCGTATTCATTTTTGGGGTGATGAGATTGAGAAAATGGAAATTGTCGACCCCGAAAGTGGAAACGTGCTGGATACCGTGCAGGAGTTTCGCATTTATCCGGCATCGCATTATGTAACCACCGAAGATCGGTTGCAGGAATCCATCAATCAGATTCGCGACGAGTTGGATTGGCGCATTGGAACACTGAATGATGAGGGTAAATATCTCGAAGCCAAGCGATTGGAGCAGCGTACGCTCTTCGATATCGAGATGATGCAGGAGATTGGCTATTGCTCGGGCATTGAGAACTATTCGCGTTATCTGAGTAATCGTAAGCCCGGCGAACGTCCGTACTGTTTATTTGATTATTTTCCCGATGACTTTCTGCTGGTTGTAGATGAGAGCCACCAGACCGTGCCGCAGATTTCGGCCATGTATGGTGGTGATCGATCCAGAAAAATAGATTTGGTGGATCATGGATTTCGACTTCCATCAGCGATGGACAACCGCCCCCTTACGTTCGAGGAGTGGGAAGAGGTCACAAATCAGGCAATATTTGTGAGTGCTACGCCCGGCGACTATGAACTTGAAAAGAGCGGCGGCGTATTTGTCGAGCAGATTGTGCGCCCAACCGGACTAATGGAACCTGAAATAGAAGTTCGTCCTGTAGATAATCAAATTGATGATCTGCTGGAGCAAATTCAGGAACGTGTTGCCAAAGGAGATCGTGTGCTGTGTATTACGCTGACTAAGCGGCTCAGCGAAGAGCTTAGTGAGTATCTTAAAAGTGTAGGTATTTCTGCCGCCTACATGCACAGTGAGCTCAATGCCATGGAGCGGGTAGAAGTGCTCTTTAAGTTCCGTCGCGGAGACTTTGATGTGCTTGTAGGTATTAACTTGCTGCGGGAGGGTATTGACATTCCTGAGCTTAGCTTGGTAGCCATTTTGGATGCCGACAAGGAAGGGTTTCTCCGATCAGAGACGTCGCTCTTTCAGATTATTGGTCGGGCAGCCCGAAACGTTGAAGGAAAAGCGATCCTGTATGCCGATAAGATTACCGATAGCATGCAGACCGTAATTGATGAGACTGAACGGCGTCGTAAAATTCAGAAAGAATACAACGAAGAGCACGGTATAACTCCCAAGACTATAGAAAAGGAGTTGAAACCACTGGTTGATCCGGCCCTGATTTCAAATAAGGACTTTGATCTGGATGATCAGGATGGCGACGAAGAGGATCCGCTCGAAGTGGTTAAAGTGGCCGACGAAGGTATCAAATACAAGGCCAATCCCGCCATGAAAGAAGTTACTTTTGATGACAAAGAAGAGTTTCTGGAATATCTTCACGATTCGATGCGCACAGCCGCACAAAACATGGAGTTTGAGGAGGCCGCACGCATCCGTGATCAAATAGAACAATTGGAAAACGAATTAGATTAA
- a CDS encoding methyltransferase encodes MSTLAYLKSFFKDKDVASVTPTSRFCVRTVCQPIDFSQDITLVEYGAGAGVFSHYLLDNMTPGSQLHLFETNEILFEKLQQIDDSRAHFYDQSVEYVADLLPEEIVGEVDFIISGIPFSFLDAEVKLAILDQSYRLLRDGGEFLAYQTSGHLEDPLQDIFGNVKTSWEWRNIPPMTVYESIKQ; translated from the coding sequence ATGAGCACTTTAGCATATCTTAAAAGTTTTTTCAAAGACAAGGATGTAGCTTCGGTGACCCCTACATCCCGATTTTGTGTGCGCACCGTGTGTCAGCCTATCGACTTTTCGCAGGATATTACCTTAGTAGAATACGGAGCCGGAGCTGGTGTATTTTCACACTATCTTCTTGATAATATGACGCCTGGTTCGCAGTTGCATCTGTTTGAGACTAATGAAATACTCTTTGAGAAGTTACAACAGATTGATGACTCACGAGCTCATTTCTACGATCAAAGTGTAGAATATGTAGCTGATCTTCTGCCCGAAGAAATCGTTGGAGAGGTCGATTTTATAATATCAGGTATCCCCTTTTCTTTTTTGGATGCAGAAGTCAAATTGGCCATTCTGGACCAGAGTTATCGCTTGTTGCGTGATGGCGGGGAGTTCTTGGCCTATCAAACATCAGGACATCTTGAGGATCCACTTCAAGACATCTTCGGCAACGTAAAAACCTCTTGGGAGTGGCGTAATATTCCCCCAATGACGGTATATGAGTCCATAAAGCAGTAA
- a CDS encoding sodium-translocating pyrophosphatase, with protein MSTIIVSAGLAILALIACLAIYKSITSADAGNEQMQNLAADISGGAMAFIGREYRTLGIFAIVIASLLWIFVGGWTALCFGIGATFSATAGFIGMKSATKGNVRTAAAAGNSLADALRIAFRSGAVMGLAVVGLGLLGLTGLLYIGTETIGLEAIILSLFGFSFGASTISLFSRVGGGIYTKAADVGADIVGKIEQGIPEDDPRNPATIADNVGDNVGDIAGMGADLYSSYVGSMIAAMALGLALTESHVFFPIALGALGIIASIAGMFLVRANDEETLQKVLRYSFLFAAFAVLVGSWFLSDYYFDSTTMFWVVFMGLGAGVVIELSTEYYTSSHFKPVQKLAKASETGAATNIIEGLGLGFMSTGIPLLVIVAVAYGSYVMADFYGIAISAVAMLSTLGISLAIDAYGPVADNAGGIAEMSSLPSEVRERTDALDAAGNMTAAIGKGFAIGSAGLTALAFFSAYASRAGLDAISLLNIEVLAGVFLGVLMPFIFTSLTMTAVSRAAFEMIEEVRRQFKEMPGILKGETRPDYRRCVDISTIGALKQMVVPGFLIIIPPIIVGLVLGTESLGGMIIGALGTAMLLGIALSNSGGAWDNAKKYIETGQHGGKGSEAHSASVIGDTVGDPAKDTSGPSLNILIKLMSIVALTLLPLFL; from the coding sequence ATGTCGACGATTATTGTAAGTGCAGGTTTGGCAATCTTAGCGTTGATTGCGTGCCTGGCAATTTATAAATCTATAACAAGCGCTGATGCAGGAAATGAACAAATGCAAAATCTTGCTGCAGATATCAGCGGTGGTGCTATGGCTTTCATCGGTCGTGAATACCGGACATTGGGTATTTTTGCAATAGTTATTGCCAGTTTGCTGTGGATTTTTGTAGGAGGATGGACGGCTCTTTGTTTTGGTATCGGGGCAACCTTTAGTGCAACGGCAGGATTTATTGGTATGAAATCTGCTACTAAAGGAAATGTTCGAACAGCCGCTGCGGCAGGAAATAGTTTGGCTGATGCGCTAAGAATCGCTTTTCGAAGCGGAGCCGTGATGGGGCTTGCTGTAGTAGGGCTTGGATTGCTGGGACTTACCGGTCTACTCTATATCGGTACCGAAACTATTGGATTAGAAGCGATTATTCTTTCCCTTTTTGGATTTAGTTTTGGTGCTTCTACCATTTCGCTCTTTAGTCGTGTTGGCGGTGGGATTTATACTAAGGCGGCCGATGTTGGAGCTGATATTGTTGGGAAAATTGAACAGGGAATTCCCGAAGATGATCCCCGAAATCCTGCTACTATCGCTGACAACGTAGGCGACAACGTAGGTGATATCGCCGGAATGGGCGCTGACCTGTACAGTAGTTATGTTGGAAGTATGATTGCTGCTATGGCACTTGGCCTTGCACTTACCGAATCACATGTATTTTTTCCCATCGCTCTTGGAGCACTTGGAATTATAGCATCTATTGCCGGAATGTTCTTGGTTCGTGCCAATGATGAGGAAACGCTGCAGAAAGTGTTACGTTACAGCTTTTTATTTGCTGCATTTGCCGTGTTGGTTGGTTCATGGTTTCTTTCGGATTATTATTTCGATAGTACTACGATGTTCTGGGTTGTATTTATGGGACTCGGTGCCGGAGTCGTTATCGAGCTGTCAACCGAATACTACACCAGTAGCCACTTTAAGCCGGTGCAAAAATTGGCTAAAGCCTCAGAAACCGGAGCCGCAACAAATATTATTGAAGGGCTTGGGCTTGGATTTATGTCTACCGGGATTCCGCTGCTCGTTATTGTGGCAGTTGCATACGGAAGTTATGTGATGGCTGATTTCTATGGTATTGCGATCTCAGCTGTTGCTATGCTGTCCACATTGGGTATTAGTTTGGCTATTGATGCGTACGGTCCGGTGGCTGATAATGCCGGTGGTATTGCCGAGATGTCGTCGCTACCATCAGAAGTGCGTGAGCGTACCGATGCCTTGGATGCAGCCGGAAATATGACTGCAGCTATTGGAAAGGGTTTTGCAATTGGAAGTGCCGGACTGACAGCGTTGGCTTTCTTTAGCGCCTATGCGTCTCGGGCAGGATTAGATGCGATCAGCCTATTGAATATTGAAGTATTGGCAGGTGTATTCTTAGGTGTGTTGATGCCGTTTATCTTTACCAGTTTAACTATGACAGCCGTAAGTCGTGCGGCGTTTGAAATGATTGAAGAAGTGCGTCGGCAGTTCAAGGAGATGCCCGGAATCCTAAAAGGAGAAACGCGTCCCGATTATCGACGATGCGTAGATATTAGTACTATTGGGGCATTGAAGCAGATGGTTGTACCCGGGTTTCTGATCATTATTCCTCCAATTATTGTGGGACTGGTGCTCGGTACGGAGTCATTGGGAGGTATGATTATCGGCGCGCTTGGAACAGCGATGTTGTTGGGTATTGCGCTCAGTAACTCTGGTGGTGCTTGGGATAACGCTAAAAAATATATTGAAACAGGGCAGC